One genomic region from Fusobacterium sp. encodes:
- the lpxA gene encoding acyl-ACP--UDP-N-acetylglucosamine O-acyltransferase produces the protein MIDIHSTAIIEEGAIIEDGVKIGPYCVIGKDVKIGKNTVIQSHVVVEGITEIGEDNTIYSFVSIGKASQDLKYKNEPTKTIIGNKNSIREFVTIHRGTDDRWETRIGNGNLLMAYVHVAHDVIIGDGCILANNVTLAGHVVVDSFAIIGGLTPIHQFCRIGSYSMIGGASAVNQDICPFILAEGNKAEVRGLNSIGLRRRGFSDETLSNLKKAYRIIFRNGLPLKEAIKQVEEEYGEDDNIKYLLDFINSSNRGITR, from the coding sequence TTGATAGATATTCATAGCACTGCTATAATTGAAGAGGGAGCAATTATAGAGGATGGAGTAAAGATAGGACCTTACTGTGTAATAGGTAAAGATGTAAAGATAGGAAAAAATACAGTTATACAATCTCATGTAGTTGTAGAAGGAATTACAGAAATAGGGGAAGACAATACTATTTACTCATTTGTTTCTATTGGAAAAGCTTCTCAAGATTTAAAATATAAAAATGAACCCACAAAAACTATTATAGGAAACAAAAACTCAATAAGAGAATTTGTTACTATTCACAGAGGAACAGACGATAGATGGGAAACAAGAATAGGAAATGGAAATCTTCTCATGGCTTATGTCCATGTAGCTCATGATGTCATCATAGGAGATGGATGTATACTTGCAAATAATGTCACTTTAGCGGGGCATGTAGTTGTTGATAGTTTTGCAATAATAGGAGGGCTCACCCCTATCCATCAATTCTGTAGAATAGGATCTTATTCTATGATAGGAGGGGCAAGTGCTGTAAATCAAGATATTTGTCCTTTCATACTTGCTGAAGGGAATAAAGCTGAAGTAAGAGGATTAAATAGTATTGGACTCAGAAGAAGAGGTTTTTCTGATGAAACATTGTCAAATTTAAAGAAGGCATATAGAATCATATTTAGAAATGGTCTTCCTTTGAAAGAAGCTATAAAACAGGTAGAGGAAGAATATGGTGAAGATGATAATATAAAATATTTATTAGACTTTATAAATAGCAGTAATAGGGGGATAACTAGATAA
- a CDS encoding LpxI family protein has translation MDKLGIIVGNGKLPLYFLQEAEKQKINVFPIGLFETIEPEIKSYNNFKAFNIGEVGAIVKHFLLNDIREIIMLGKVEKEIIFKEMKLDKYGEELLKRLPDKKDETLLFAIIAFFRLNGIKVLPQNYLLKNFMFREECYTQIKPSEEDMKTIKIGIEAAKALSEVDAGQTVICKDSSVIALEGIEGTDKTIKRAGELAGAGTIIVKMSRPQQDMRVDIPAVGIETIKRAVEIGAKGIVGEAGKMLFLNRDEAVKLAEEHSLFIVGIKV, from the coding sequence ATGGATAAATTAGGGATAATAGTTGGGAATGGAAAGCTGCCCCTTTATTTCCTACAGGAAGCTGAAAAGCAGAAGATTAATGTTTTTCCCATAGGTCTTTTTGAAACTATTGAACCTGAAATCAAAAGTTACAATAATTTTAAAGCGTTTAATATAGGTGAAGTAGGAGCTATAGTGAAACATTTTCTCTTAAATGATATAAGAGAAATCATTATGCTTGGTAAAGTTGAAAAAGAAATTATTTTTAAAGAAATGAAATTAGATAAATATGGAGAGGAACTTCTTAAAAGATTGCCAGATAAAAAAGATGAAACTCTCCTTTTTGCAATTATTGCTTTTTTTAGATTAAATGGAATAAAAGTTTTGCCACAAAACTATCTTTTGAAAAACTTTATGTTCAGAGAAGAATGTTATACACAAATAAAACCTTCTGAAGAAGATATGAAAACTATAAAAATAGGAATAGAAGCAGCTAAAGCACTGAGTGAAGTAGATGCTGGGCAGACAGTTATATGTAAGGATTCTTCTGTTATAGCTTTAGAAGGGATAGAAGGAACTGATAAAACTATAAAGAGAGCTGGGGAACTGGCTGGAGCAGGAACAATAATTGTAAAGATGTCAAGACCACAGCAGGATATGAGAGTAGATATACCAGCTGTTGGAATAGAGACTATAAAGAGAGCAGTAGAGATAGGAGCAAAGGGAATTGTTGGAGAAGCAGGAAAGATGCTTTTTCTCAACAGAGATGAAGCTGTAAAACTTGCTGAAGAGCACTCTCTTTTTATTGTAGGAATAAAGGTATAA
- the lpxB gene encoding lipid-A-disaccharide synthase, with the protein MKFFVSTGEVSGDLHLSYLVKAMLEQDKDLKFYGAAGNYSRAQGVEVIQDIDELAIMGFTEVFKKYSFLKRKASEYIDFIKKEKIDKVILVDYGGFNLKFLELLKKEIPEVEVYYYIPPKLWIWGKNRITKLIKADHIMVIFPWEVDFYKEHKVNVIYFGNPFVDKYSIIERTGNNILLLPGSRKQEIRKLVPVMLKVVEKKKNEIFILKLSSREHLKWINEDLNKYENLKIVSDKNLAECVKESKIAIAASGTVTLELALMGIPVIVVYKTNFINAFIVRYILKVGFVSLPNLTLNREVYPELLQEKCNPEEIEKYLDYFENSKEKIAEDIAEVRKKLSGKDVVKSYGNFLIKGEQ; encoded by the coding sequence ATGAAATTTTTTGTATCTACAGGAGAAGTTTCAGGAGATTTACATCTTTCATATTTAGTGAAAGCTATGCTTGAGCAGGATAAAGATCTGAAATTTTATGGAGCAGCAGGAAATTATAGCAGAGCTCAAGGAGTAGAAGTAATACAGGATATAGACGAACTGGCTATAATGGGATTTACTGAAGTGTTCAAAAAATATAGTTTCTTAAAAAGGAAAGCAAGTGAATATATTGATTTTATAAAGAAAGAAAAAATAGATAAAGTAATTCTTGTAGATTATGGAGGATTTAATCTTAAATTTCTGGAGCTTTTAAAAAAAGAAATACCAGAAGTAGAGGTTTATTATTATATACCACCAAAGCTTTGGATATGGGGTAAAAATAGAATAACAAAGTTGATAAAAGCAGATCATATAATGGTTATTTTTCCTTGGGAAGTAGATTTTTATAAAGAACATAAAGTAAATGTTATATATTTTGGGAATCCATTTGTAGATAAGTACTCAATAATAGAAAGAACTGGAAATAATATACTTCTTCTTCCAGGAAGCAGAAAACAGGAGATAAGAAAACTTGTTCCAGTAATGTTGAAAGTAGTAGAGAAGAAAAAAAATGAAATTTTTATTTTAAAACTTTCCAGCAGAGAACATCTGAAATGGATAAATGAAGATTTAAATAAATATGAAAATTTAAAAATAGTATCAGATAAAAATTTGGCTGAATGTGTAAAAGAATCAAAAATAGCTATTGCAGCTTCTGGAACAGTAACACTGGAACTTGCCTTGATGGGTATTCCTGTTATTGTTGTTTATAAAACAAATTTTATAAATGCTTTTATAGTAAGATATATTTTGAAAGTAGGGTTTGTTTCCCTGCCTAATCTCACTCTGAATAGAGAAGTATATCCAGAATTACTCCAAGAAAAATGCAATCCAGAAGAGATAGAAAAATATCTTGATTACTTTGAAAATTCCAAAGAGAAAATAGCTGAAGACATAGCTGAAGTGAGAAAAAAACTATCAGGAAAAGATGTTGTAAAGAGCTATGGAAATTTTCTGATTAAAGGAGAACAATGA
- a CDS encoding ABC transporter ATP-binding protein, giving the protein MIGKLSIFKNKSLNTFLRYSLKYKWVMTAVVFTSAVSSAMGAVPAWLSKYLIDDVLVNKNARMMALVIGGIFVSTILKVVTGYFSSISSNYVTETIKRDIKIDVYSHLQKLPMSYFKRNKLGDIMARLSGDSATLGRIGFIIFDMFKEFLTVVALTFRMFQVDYILALIALIVMPLIISTVKKYTKKIRKSGRIRQDTSGAVTAFIQETLSGIFVIKAFNNSDDMIEKYKVISKDEFEKSYKSTKIKAKVSPINEVITTVMVLLVAAYGGYQIIILKSMTAGDLISFVTALGLMSQPLKRLISKNNDLQEALPSADRVIEILDVPLEQDYYGEEKELKTEIKDIKFENLSFHYDDSPELILKNINLNVKAGEVVALVGKSGSGKTTLVNLIPRFYEVTDGAIKVNDIDIKNISLKKYRDYIGIVPQESFLFSGSISENIAFGKNGVTEDEIIKAARMANAYDFIMELPNKLETEVGERGVLLSGGQKQRIAIARALIQNPEIMILDEATSALDTESERLVQDALDKLMVNRTTFVIAHRLSTIINADKIVVMENGEIKEIGTHQELLEFKGLYKHFYEIQFGKKEKIKEKIEEKVLI; this is encoded by the coding sequence ATGATAGGGAAATTAAGTATATTTAAAAATAAATCTTTAAATACATTTTTAAGATATAGTTTAAAATATAAATGGGTAATGACTGCAGTGGTATTTACATCAGCTGTAAGTTCAGCAATGGGAGCAGTTCCAGCATGGCTGAGTAAATATCTTATAGATGATGTACTGGTAAATAAAAATGCAAGAATGATGGCTCTGGTAATAGGAGGAATATTTGTTTCTACTATATTGAAAGTAGTAACTGGTTACTTTTCTTCTATTTCGTCTAATTATGTAACTGAAACAATAAAAAGAGATATAAAAATAGATGTGTATTCACATCTTCAAAAACTACCAATGTCATATTTCAAGAGAAATAAACTTGGAGATATAATGGCAAGACTTTCTGGGGACTCTGCTACTTTAGGAAGAATAGGCTTTATTATATTTGATATGTTTAAAGAATTTCTTACAGTAGTGGCTCTTACTTTCAGAATGTTTCAAGTAGACTATATTCTAGCTCTCATAGCTTTAATAGTAATGCCTCTTATTATAAGCACAGTAAAGAAATATACTAAAAAGATAAGAAAGTCTGGGAGAATCAGACAAGATACTTCTGGAGCAGTTACAGCATTTATTCAGGAAACTCTTTCTGGTATTTTTGTAATAAAAGCTTTTAATAATAGTGATGATATGATTGAAAAATATAAAGTTATAAGTAAGGATGAATTTGAAAAATCATATAAGAGCACAAAAATAAAAGCAAAGGTATCTCCTATCAATGAAGTAATAACAACTGTAATGGTTTTGCTGGTAGCTGCATATGGGGGATATCAGATAATTATTTTAAAGAGTATGACAGCAGGAGATCTTATTTCCTTTGTTACTGCTTTGGGACTTATGAGCCAGCCATTAAAAAGACTTATAAGTAAAAATAATGATCTTCAGGAAGCTCTCCCATCAGCAGACAGAGTAATAGAAATATTAGATGTTCCTTTAGAGCAGGATTACTATGGTGAAGAAAAAGAACTTAAAACTGAAATAAAAGATATTAAATTTGAAAATTTATCATTTCATTATGATGATTCTCCAGAATTAATACTTAAAAATATAAATCTGAATGTAAAGGCAGGAGAAGTTGTAGCTCTTGTAGGAAAAAGCGGAAGTGGAAAAACTACTCTTGTAAATCTTATACCTAGATTTTATGAAGTTACAGATGGAGCTATAAAAGTAAATGATATAGATATAAAAAATATTTCATTGAAAAAATACAGAGATTATATAGGGATAGTTCCTCAGGAAAGTTTTCTCTTCAGTGGTTCTATTTCAGAAAATATAGCTTTTGGAAAAAATGGAGTCACAGAAGATGAGATAATAAAAGCAGCTAGAATGGCTAATGCATATGACTTTATTATGGAACTTCCAAATAAACTTGAAACAGAAGTAGGAGAAAGAGGTGTGCTTCTTTCAGGGGGGCAAAAGCAGAGAATAGCTATTGCCAGAGCTCTTATACAAAATCCGGAAATAATGATATTGGATGAAGCTACATCTGCTTTAGATACTGAATCTGAAAGACTGGTACAGGATGCTTTAGATAAACTGATGGTAAACAGAACAACTTTTGTAATAGCCCATAGATTATCAACTATAATAAATGCAGATAAGATAGTTGTAATGGAAAATGGGGAAATAAAAGAAATAGGAACTCATCAGGAACTGCTTGAATTCAAAGGATTGTATAAACATTTTTATGAAATACAGTTTGGAAAAAAAGAAAAGATAAAAGAAAAAATAGAAGAGAAAGTATTAATATAA
- the rph gene encoding ribonuclease PH, translating into MEVKEMIIEEDLRTLKLREDGRKTDSLRDIKITKNFNLYAEGSVLIEFGNTKVICTASVSEKVPPFMRGQGKGWLTAEYSMIPRATGERNQRESAKGKLSGRTMEIQRLIGRALRTAVDLDKLGERTITIDCDVIQADGGTRTTSISGGFIALALAVKKLMKDRVLSVNPIVSNVAAISVGVVRGTPMLDLMYTEDSAAEVDMNVVMNGKGEFVEVQGTGEEATYTRKELNELIDLAEVGIKEIIKLQNEIIGE; encoded by the coding sequence ATGGAAGTCAAAGAAATGATAATAGAAGAAGATTTAAGAACTCTGAAATTAAGAGAAGATGGAAGAAAAACAGACAGCCTTAGAGATATAAAAATAACAAAAAACTTTAATCTTTATGCAGAAGGATCAGTATTAATAGAATTTGGAAATACAAAAGTAATATGTACAGCTTCTGTAAGTGAAAAAGTGCCACCTTTCATGAGGGGGCAAGGTAAAGGTTGGCTTACAGCTGAGTATTCTATGATTCCTAGAGCTACTGGAGAAAGGAATCAAAGGGAATCAGCAAAAGGGAAACTTTCTGGAAGAACTATGGAAATACAAAGGCTTATAGGGAGAGCCTTAAGAACAGCTGTAGATTTGGATAAATTAGGAGAGAGAACTATAACTATTGATTGTGATGTTATTCAGGCAGATGGAGGAACTAGAACTACATCTATATCAGGAGGATTTATAGCTCTGGCTTTAGCAGTAAAAAAACTTATGAAAGATAGAGTTCTGTCTGTAAATCCAATAGTTTCTAATGTGGCTGCTATAAGTGTAGGTGTTGTAAGAGGAACTCCAATGCTTGACTTGATGTATACTGAAGATTCTGCAGCAGAAGTAGATATGAATGTTGTAATGAATGGTAAGGGAGAATTTGTTGAGGTACAGGGAACAGGAGAAGAAGCTACTTATACAAGAAAAGAACTCAATGAACTTATAGATTTAGCAGAAGTTGGAATAAAAGAAATAATCAAGCTTCAAAATGAAATAATAGGAGAATAG
- a CDS encoding XTP/dITP diphosphatase — MKIFLATGNKHKIEEITAIFKNVKNIEILSIKDGIDIPEVIEDGDTFEANSAKKALEIAKYTGMITIADDSGLCVDALNGAPGVYSARYSGENATDDSNNKKLIRELQGKENRKAHFVSVVTLGKPDGRSYSFRGEVAGKIIDEPRGDKGFGYDPHFFVAEYGKTLAEMPDIKNIISHRANALKKLEAELEDILKG; from the coding sequence ATGAAAATATTTCTAGCAACAGGGAATAAACATAAAATAGAGGAAATAACAGCTATTTTTAAAAATGTAAAAAATATAGAGATACTTTCTATTAAAGATGGGATAGACATACCAGAAGTGATAGAAGATGGAGATACTTTTGAAGCAAATTCTGCTAAGAAAGCATTGGAAATAGCAAAATATACTGGAATGATAACAATAGCTGATGATTCAGGATTATGTGTAGATGCTTTAAATGGAGCACCAGGAGTATACTCAGCCAGATATTCTGGAGAAAATGCAACAGATGATTCTAATAATAAGAAATTGATTAGAGAATTACAAGGAAAAGAAAATAGAAAAGCTCACTTTGTAAGTGTGGTTACTCTAGGAAAACCAGATGGAAGAAGTTATTCTTTCAGAGGAGAGGTAGCAGGGAAAATAATAGATGAACCAAGAGGAGATAAAGGATTTGGATATGATCCTCATTTCTTTGTAGCTGAATATGGAAAGACACTTGCAGAAATGCCGGATATAAAAAATATAATAAGTCATAGAGCTAATGCACTAAAAAAACTTGAAGCAGAGCTGGAAGATATATTAAAAGGTTAG
- the hslU gene encoding ATP-dependent protease ATPase subunit HslU: protein MDRGLTPKRIVEELNKYIISQEEAKKNVAISLRNRDRRKSIEDEELRREITPKNIILMGPTGVGKTEIARRIAKIADAPFLKVEATKYTEVGYVGKDVESIIKDLTALTYRKMKEQKFNELREEAYETALEKAAKLVKPYDTLNDEEKAKIMQDIDEGKYDDIEVEIEKTKKDLDLPIIEVVSGSDDTSGIGSILDQVMAGVSGKSKKMITTVKNAIGIIMDEEVEKKLDLDTLNEEVIENVENNGIIFIDEIDKIAERDGVGKGEVSRQGVQRDILPIIEGSTVMTKFGPVKTDHILFIAAGAFTQSSPSDLMPELQGRFPIRVKLKNLEREDFVKILTDVEYNLLDQYTAMLATDNVELSFTKGAIEKIADITAVMNEKIENIGARRLSAVVEELLREVMYEAPYEKKKKVNIDANFVKKIFKKENEEENLDKYIL, encoded by the coding sequence ATGGACAGAGGACTTACTCCAAAGAGGATAGTGGAAGAACTCAATAAATATATAATATCACAGGAAGAAGCGAAAAAAAATGTTGCTATTTCTTTAAGAAATAGAGATAGAAGAAAAAGTATAGAAGATGAGGAATTAAGGAGAGAGATTACTCCTAAAAATATAATTCTTATGGGTCCAACAGGAGTTGGAAAAACAGAAATAGCAAGAAGGATAGCAAAAATAGCTGATGCTCCATTTTTAAAAGTAGAAGCAACTAAATATACTGAAGTAGGATATGTTGGAAAAGATGTAGAAAGCATAATAAAAGATTTAACTGCTCTTACATATAGAAAAATGAAAGAACAGAAATTTAATGAATTAAGAGAAGAAGCTTATGAAACAGCATTAGAAAAAGCAGCAAAGCTTGTAAAACCATATGATACTCTTAATGATGAGGAAAAAGCTAAAATTATGCAGGATATTGATGAAGGAAAATATGATGATATAGAAGTTGAAATAGAAAAAACTAAAAAAGATCTGGATCTCCCAATAATAGAAGTTGTTTCTGGAAGTGATGATACTTCAGGAATTGGAAGTATTTTAGATCAGGTAATGGCTGGAGTATCTGGAAAAAGTAAAAAAATGATAACTACTGTAAAAAATGCTATTGGAATAATAATGGATGAAGAAGTAGAAAAGAAGCTTGACTTAGATACTTTAAACGAAGAAGTTATAGAAAATGTAGAAAATAATGGAATTATCTTTATTGATGAAATAGATAAAATAGCTGAAAGAGATGGAGTAGGAAAAGGAGAAGTTTCAAGACAGGGAGTACAGAGAGATATTCTTCCAATAATAGAAGGAAGTACAGTTATGACAAAATTTGGACCTGTAAAGACAGATCATATTCTCTTTATTGCAGCTGGTGCATTTACACAGAGTTCACCATCAGATTTAATGCCTGAATTACAAGGAAGATTTCCAATAAGAGTGAAATTAAAAAATTTAGAGAGAGAAGATTTTGTAAAAATACTGACAGATGTAGAATATAATCTTCTTGATCAATATACAGCAATGCTGGCTACTGATAATGTAGAACTTTCTTTCACAAAGGGAGCTATAGAAAAAATAGCAGATATAACAGCTGTAATGAATGAAAAAATAGAAAATATAGGAGCAAGAAGACTTTCAGCAGTAGTGGAAGAATTATTGAGAGAAGTAATGTATGAAGCTCCATATGAAAAAAAGAAAAAAGTAAATATAGATGCTAATTTTGTAAAAAAGATATTTAAGAAAGAAAATGAAGAAGAAAATTTAGATAAATATATTCTTTAA
- a CDS encoding MATE family efflux transporter, with translation MKINLLSSNVQKRREMILNGNILNTLLFLSLPTVLMGMVSSLIPLSDGLFLNHTSGYLVAAAVGFGQPIINILNALSLGLGVASMAIVGQINGTGDLEKVKKVSTQIMVFAFFIGLLVAPTSIIFASIVSQNINAEIAHEVLLYLSLYSIVIPLLFMAAIYNAIKNATGQPEATLIRIIILLLLKIIFNTLFLAIFHLGIIGAVMASLCSYIIIAVWMFYDLFIKKSETQLVLKGYYPDFPLLKKVLVLAFPSMITYSLINFGFFLINMEVEKYGAIVLTAQTIASNLNTMCFTLPSSIGTTVTTMVSMNIGAEKPENAEKSFKYGSLVSLVISFILIVIFLPSSNFLVRLFQTHEDIVKLADHSLKIYTFSIVGFGLFMVSQGAFIGLGRTRLPLIMGLLRVWLIRYIFIIITKKWLGVDSVFWGNLVSNTVAGLLFYYIVTKTPWVSVIKKDKNSI, from the coding sequence ATGAAAATAAATCTTTTATCATCAAATGTTCAAAAGAGACGTGAGATGATTCTCAATGGAAATATTCTCAATACTCTGCTTTTTTTATCTCTTCCTACTGTTTTAATGGGTATGGTTTCGTCTCTCATACCATTATCAGATGGACTATTTTTAAATCATACCTCTGGGTATCTTGTGGCAGCAGCAGTTGGTTTTGGGCAACCTATAATAAACATACTCAATGCCTTGTCTTTAGGATTAGGTGTGGCTTCTATGGCTATTGTTGGTCAGATTAATGGAACAGGAGATTTAGAAAAAGTAAAAAAGGTTTCCACTCAGATTATGGTTTTTGCATTTTTTATAGGTCTGCTAGTAGCTCCTACTTCTATTATTTTTGCTTCTATTGTATCACAAAATATAAATGCTGAAATAGCTCATGAAGTTCTTCTTTATTTAAGTCTTTATTCAATTGTCATTCCATTATTATTTATGGCTGCAATATATAATGCAATAAAAAATGCTACTGGTCAGCCAGAGGCAACTTTAATCAGAATAATAATTTTACTCCTGTTAAAAATTATATTTAACACTTTATTTCTTGCAATTTTTCATCTTGGAATAATCGGAGCTGTTATGGCTTCACTTTGCTCATACATTATTATTGCTGTCTGGATGTTTTATGATCTGTTTATCAAAAAAAGCGAAACACAGCTTGTCCTAAAAGGTTATTATCCTGACTTTCCTCTATTGAAAAAAGTTTTAGTATTAGCTTTTCCTTCTATGATAACTTATTCACTGATAAATTTTGGATTTTTTCTTATAAATATGGAAGTGGAAAAGTATGGAGCAATAGTTCTTACAGCTCAAACTATTGCAAGTAATCTCAATACTATGTGTTTTACTCTTCCTTCTTCCATTGGTACTACTGTAACAACTATGGTCAGTATGAATATTGGAGCTGAAAAGCCTGAAAATGCTGAGAAGTCTTTTAAATATGGTTCATTAGTAAGTTTAGTTATTTCTTTTATTCTTATTGTGATATTTCTTCCAAGCAGTAATTTTCTTGTGAGATTATTTCAGACTCATGAAGATATAGTAAAACTAGCTGATCATTCATTAAAAATTTATACTTTCTCAATTGTAGGTTTTGGTTTATTTATGGTCTCACAAGGTGCTTTTATAGGTTTGGGAAGAACAAGACTGCCATTAATTATGGGACTTTTAAGAGTATGGCTGATAAGATATATTTTTATCATAATAACTAAAAAATGGCTTGGAGTTGATTCTGTATTCTGGGGAAATCTAGTTTCTAACACTGTGGCTGGTCTTCTTTTTTATTACATAGTTACAAAGACTCCATGGGTATCAGTAATAAAGAAAGATAAAAATTCCATATAA
- a CDS encoding ABC transporter permease, with protein MFIWTVGAYYNLWNSYIIPAPSKIINSFVKLIENGKLIKHIAISLRRIFIGFSITVFLAVPLGIFFGAFTNIYAYFRPIFEFFRHTPPLALIPMIILWFGIGETSKIVIIVLASFFPVFLNVLKGIGGCDRKYIEVGKVFNLSQKDIFLKIILPNSVPDILIGLKLGIGYSWRAIIGAELIAASSGIGYLILDAQQISRSDIVMLGIIVIGTLGITTDNIFSKAVSVYIKRKRGDYFE; from the coding sequence TTGTTTATATGGACAGTAGGAGCATATTATAATTTATGGAATAGTTATATAATTCCAGCTCCATCAAAGATAATTAATTCTTTTGTGAAACTGATAGAAAATGGAAAATTAATAAAACATATAGCTATAAGTTTAAGACGTATATTTATAGGTTTTTCTATTACTGTTTTTTTAGCAGTTCCTTTAGGAATCTTCTTTGGAGCTTTTACAAATATTTATGCCTATTTTAGACCTATTTTTGAATTTTTTCGTCATACTCCTCCTCTGGCACTTATACCAATGATAATTTTGTGGTTTGGAATAGGAGAAACTTCTAAAATTGTGATTATAGTACTAGCATCATTTTTTCCAGTATTTTTAAATGTATTAAAGGGTATAGGAGGCTGTGACAGAAAGTACATAGAAGTTGGAAAAGTTTTTAATTTATCTCAAAAAGATATATTTTTAAAAATAATACTTCCCAATTCAGTTCCAGATATATTGATAGGATTAAAACTAGGAATAGGATATAGTTGGAGAGCTATAATTGGAGCTGAACTTATAGCTGCTTCCTCAGGAATAGGATATCTCATATTAGATGCTCAGCAGATTTCAAGATCAGACATAGTTATGTTAGGGATAATAGTAATAGGGACTTTAGGGATAACAACAGATAACATATTTTCCAAAGCTGTTTCTGTTTATATAAAAAGGAAACGAGGGGATTACTTTGAATAA
- a CDS encoding ABC transporter ATP-binding protein, which yields MYSISDLKKIFEISGNKKIIFENMNLEIDNKKITIILGKSGCGKTTLLRMIAGLEDVTDGRIDFYNKNEERVKAKIGMVFQESRLMPWLTVKENIEIHGNKIDTDKYLEMISLEEFKDAYPSQLSGGMAQRVAIARALSYQPDTLLMDEPFSALDYFTREQLQREIIKVYKKTGTGIIFVTHNIDEALMLGHRIVVISEGKLYNYDIAKNFPRDIGDMELINLKKEILNKINN from the coding sequence ATGTATAGCATCTCAGATCTTAAAAAAATATTTGAGATAAGTGGAAATAAGAAAATAATCTTTGAAAATATGAATTTAGAAATAGATAATAAGAAGATAACAATTATTCTTGGAAAAAGTGGCTGTGGAAAAACTACACTTTTGAGAATGATAGCTGGTCTGGAAGATGTAACAGATGGCAGAATAGATTTTTATAATAAAAATGAGGAAAGGGTAAAAGCAAAAATAGGAATGGTCTTTCAGGAAAGCCGTTTGATGCCTTGGCTTACAGTAAAAGAAAATATAGAAATACATGGAAATAAAATAGATACAGATAAATATTTAGAAATGATATCTTTAGAAGAATTTAAAGACGCTTATCCATCACAATTATCTGGAGGAATGGCTCAAAGAGTAGCAATAGCAAGAGCTCTGTCCTATCAGCCAGATACGCTTTTAATGGATGAGCCTTTTTCAGCTTTAGATTATTTTACAAGGGAACAGCTTCAAAGAGAGATAATAAAAGTATACAAAAAGACTGGAACAGGAATAATTTTTGTCACTCATAATATAGATGAAGCTTTAATGCTTGGGCATAGAATAGTAGTTATAAGTGAAGGGAAATTATACAACTATGATATAGCAAAAAATTTTCCAAGAGATATAGGAGATATGGAACTTATTAATTTAAAAAAAGAAATTTTGAATAAAATAAATAATTAA